The Thalassospira sp. TSL5-1 genome contains the following window.
CCAGATCGAAACATAGTCATTTTGTCCGGCATAATGTGCCAGGGCTGATACCAGCTTTTCCCCAACCTTTTGACCCCGCATGTCAGGCGTTACATAAAGCTCTGACATCCATAGGCCGGGTTTTGAATAATCCGGGTTGTAAAAGGGCTGAAAAACCACTTGTCCAGCAGCCCTGTTGCCTGCCCAGGCAATCAGGCTTTTGATCATGGCATTGGGGCCAAACATCATGGCGTGGATGCTGTTGGTGCTATGGGCCGGTTCGTCGCCGTCAAGCTCGATATGCAGCGCGTTGGAAAGAGCGACAACCTTGTCGCAGTCCTCCGGGGTGGCGGCCTTTATGATGATGTTGGGATTGTTCTTCATGATTTGGGGTTTTTCATCAGCCGCTTGGTTGTGGCTGTTATTCAGACACAAAAAAACGGCCCGAGACGATCGGGCCGTTCCATAACCGAATGATCAGCGTGATCAGACGAACTCGACCTTCAGGATTTCATAGGCCTTGGTCCCACCGGGAACGGTGACTTCCACGGAATCGCCAACCGCTTTGCCAATAAGTGCGCGGCCAATCGGGGAGGTGGTGGAAATCCGGCCTTTGTTGATGTCGGCTTCGATCGGACCGACAATCTGATAGGTGGTTTCTTCGTCTGTATCTTCGTCGACAAGCTCGACGGTTGCGCCGAATTTAACGACATTTCCCGCCAAAGAGGGAACGTCGATGACTTCGGCGCGGCTCAGAACATCTTCAAGCTCGGCAATGCGTCCTTCAGAAAAGCTCTGGCGTTCGCGTGCCGCATGATATTCGGCATTTTCCGACAAATCACCATGTTCACGCGCATCGGCAATCGCCTTGATGATCTCAGGGCGTTCAACCGATTTACGGTGTCTCAGTTCTTCTTCGAGGCGCTGATGCCCTTGCGGGGTCATTGGTACTTTTTCCATCGCGCTCACAGCCTATTCGTTACAAGTCGACATTACAAAATCAACCGCCCGGCCTGGACCGCCGGGCGGTTTAAACTCGTTTACTTCTGGTTACGGTAAAAGCCGTTAACCTTAGTAGTCATCCCCAAGATATGCCTGAACGGGCTGCACTTCAAGCGCCCCGCGTTTCAGGTTGTCGATCGCCCGCAAGGTTGCACGGGCGCCGGCAATGGTTGTGTAGTAGGGGATATCGTTGGTCAGCGCCGTGCGACGGATCGAGAAACTATCGACCACAGCCTGTTTGCTTTCCGTGGTGTTAAACACCAGGTTGATATCGCCGTTCTTCATCATATCCACAATATGGGGACGACCTTCCTGTACCTTATTGACCGGGGTAACGTCCAGCCCTTCTTTTTTAAGGGTCTCGGCAGTACCTCGGGTTGCAACAATCGAGAAGCCAAGGGCGATGGCATCGCGGGCCAGTTCGATGGCAGCAGGTTTGTCGTAATTCTTGACCGAAATGAAGATCTTGCCTTCACGCGGCAGTTTTTGGCCGGCCGCCATTTGTGCCTTGGCAAAGGCGCGGCCAAAGTCGGTATCAAGGCCCATAACCTCGCCAGTAGAGCGCATTTCCGGGCCCAACAGCGTGTCAACGCCCGGGAAACGGTTAAAGGGCAGAACGGCTTCCTTGACTGCAATATGCTTGAACGGGCCGTGATTGATCTTGAAGTCGGCAAGCTTTTCACCGGCCATGACCCGGGCGCCGATTTTGGCAATCGGGTTGCCGGTGGCCTTGGCAACAAAAGGTACCGTCCGCGACGCACGCGGATTGACTTCTATGAGGTAGATCACATCGCCCTTGATGGCATATTGCACATTCATCAGGCCAACCACATTCAGCGCCTTGGCAAGCTGAATGGTCTGTGCCTTCAGGCGGTCAATCATGTCCTGGCCCAGTGAATAGGGCGGCAGGGAGCAGGCCGAGTCACCGGAGTGAACACCGGCTTCCTCGATATGCTGCATGATCCCGGCGACAAAGACATTTTCGCCGTCCGATACCGCATCGGCATCAATTTCGATGGCATCCTGCAGGAAGCTGTCGATCAGAACAGGACTTTTGCCTGAAACCTGCACGGCCTCGGCCATATAGCGCAGCAGATCTTCGGTGGTGTGGACAATTTCCATTGCCCGGCCGCCCAGAACATAGCTGGGACGGATCACAACCGGGTAGCCAATGCCTTCGGCAATGGCAACGGCCTGGTCAACCGAACGTGCAATACCATTGGCGGGCTGTTTGAGGCCCAGCTTGTTGATCAGTTCCTGGAACCGGTCACGGTCCTCGGCAAGGTCAATGCTGTCCGGGCTGGTGCCCAGGATCGGAATGCCTGCTGTTTCCAGGGCTGCCGAAAGTTTCAGCGGGGTTTGGCCGCCATATTGCACGATCACGCCCAGAAGTTCGCCATTGGACTGTTCAAGCTGGCACAGCTCGATCACGTCTTCGGCGGTCAGCGGTTCAAAATACAGGCGGTCCGAGGTGTCATAGTCGGTTGAAACCGTTTCCGGGTTGCAGTTGACCATGATCGCTTCGATGCCAACTTCCCGCAGCGCATAGGCCGCATGCACACAGCAGTAATCGAACTCGATGCCCTGACCAATCCGGTTTGGGCCGCCGCCCAAAATGATCACCTTTTTGCGGTCGGTGACTTCGGCTTCGTTTTCCGGTTCGTTGAAATTGTCACCCTCGTAGATTGAGTACATATAGGAGGTACGTGAGGGGAATTCCGCCGCACAGGTATCAATGCGTTTGTAAACCGGGCGCAGGCCCAGGCCCTGACGAATCGCACGGACGTCGTCTTCTTCCTTGCCGGTCAGTTCGGCCAGGCGCGCATCCGAGAAGCCGAGTTTCTTGAGGCGCAGCAATTCGTTTTTGCTTTCCGGCAGGCCGTTTGCGCGAATTTTTTCTTCTTCATTCACCAGCATTTCAAGCTGGCGCAGATACCAGGGGTCAAACTTGGTTGCCGACTGGATTTCTTCGAGTGTCATGCCATGACGGAACGCCTGGGCCGCATAAAGAATGCGGAACGGAATGGGCTGGGTCAGCTTGGCGCGAATGGCGGCTTTGTCTGGTGCGCCTTCGATTTTCACTTCGTTCAGGCCGGTCAGGCCGGTTTCCATCGACCGCAGGCCTTTTTGCAGGCTTTCGGCAAAGCTGCCACCAATCGACATGGCTTCACCCACCGATTTCATCGCGGTGCCCAAAAGCGCCTGTGCGCCGGGGAATTTTTCAAAGGTGAAACGCGGGATCTTGGTGACGACATAGTCAATGGTCGGCTCGAACGAGGCTGGGGTCACGCCGGTAATGTCGTTATCAAGTTCGTCCAGCGTATAGCCAACCGCCAGCTTGGCTGCGATTTTGGCAATCGGGAAGCCGGTTGCCTTCGAGGCCAGCGCGGATGAGCGCGACACACGCGGGTTCATTTCAATGACGATCAGGCGGCCATCGTCCGGGTTCACGGCGAACTGTACGTTTGACCCGCCGGTATCAACGCCAATTTCGCGCAGAACCGCCAGGGAGGCGTCACGCATGATCTGGTATTCTTTGTCGGTCAGCGTCAGGGCCGGGGCGACGGTGATTGAATCGCCTGTGTGAATGCCCATCGGATCGACGTTTTCGATCGAACAGATGATGATGCAGTTATCCGCATGGTCGCGAACAACTTCCATTTCATATTCTTTCCAGCCCAGAATAGATTCTTCGATCAGCACTTCGTGGCTGGGCGAAATGGCGAGGCCGTTGCGAACAATCTGTTCAAATTCTTCGCGGTTATAGGCAATCCCGCCGCCTTCACCACCCAGGGTGTAGCTGGGGCGGATAATGGCCGGAAGGCCGGTATGTTCAACGGCTTCGACGGCTTCTTCAAAGGTGCGGACCAGGGCGGAACGCGCGCTTTCCAGGCCGATTTTGTCCATCGCATCGCGGAACAAAAGCCGGTCTTCGGCTTTGCGGATCACGTCTTTTTTCGCGCCGATCATTTCAACGCCGTATTTGTCCAGCGTGCCATCATCGGAAAGTTTAAGCGCCGTGTTGAGTGCCGTCTGGCCGCCCATTGTCGGCAGCAGCACATCGGGGCGTTCCTTTTCAATGATCTTGGCGACCATTTCCGGGGTGATCGGTTCGATATAGGTGGCATCTGCCAGGTTCGGGTCGGTCATGATGGTCGCAGGGTTGGAGTTGACCAGAATGACACGATAACCTTCTTCCTTGAGCGCCTTGCAGGCCTGTGCCCCGGAATAGTCAAACTCGCAAGCCTGGCCGATCACAATCGGGCCGGCACCGATGATAAGAATTGATTTGATGTCTGTACGTTTCGGCATGTCTTTTTCCGCTTTTGGCGTTGCGGCCGCG
Protein-coding sequences here:
- a CDS encoding GNAT family N-acetyltransferase — encoded protein: MKNNPNIIIKAATPEDCDKVVALSNALHIELDGDEPAHSTNSIHAMMFGPNAMIKSLIAWAGNRAAGQVVFQPFYNPDYSKPGLWMSELYVTPDMRGQKVGEKLVSALAHYAGQNDYVSIWWSVLLRNEGACRFYERLGARNSGALQYEIDGTALATLGG
- the greA gene encoding transcription elongation factor GreA; this translates as MEKVPMTPQGHQRLEEELRHRKSVERPEIIKAIADAREHGDLSENAEYHAARERQSFSEGRIAELEDVLSRAEVIDVPSLAGNVVKFGATVELVDEDTDEETTYQIVGPIEADINKGRISTTSPIGRALIGKAVGDSVEVTVPGGTKAYEILKVEFV
- the carB gene encoding carbamoyl-phosphate synthase large subunit, with translation MPKRTDIKSILIIGAGPIVIGQACEFDYSGAQACKALKEEGYRVILVNSNPATIMTDPNLADATYIEPITPEMVAKIIEKERPDVLLPTMGGQTALNTALKLSDDGTLDKYGVEMIGAKKDVIRKAEDRLLFRDAMDKIGLESARSALVRTFEEAVEAVEHTGLPAIIRPSYTLGGEGGGIAYNREEFEQIVRNGLAISPSHEVLIEESILGWKEYEMEVVRDHADNCIIICSIENVDPMGIHTGDSITVAPALTLTDKEYQIMRDASLAVLREIGVDTGGSNVQFAVNPDDGRLIVIEMNPRVSRSSALASKATGFPIAKIAAKLAVGYTLDELDNDITGVTPASFEPTIDYVVTKIPRFTFEKFPGAQALLGTAMKSVGEAMSIGGSFAESLQKGLRSMETGLTGLNEVKIEGAPDKAAIRAKLTQPIPFRILYAAQAFRHGMTLEEIQSATKFDPWYLRQLEMLVNEEEKIRANGLPESKNELLRLKKLGFSDARLAELTGKEEDDVRAIRQGLGLRPVYKRIDTCAAEFPSRTSYMYSIYEGDNFNEPENEAEVTDRKKVIILGGGPNRIGQGIEFDYCCVHAAYALREVGIEAIMVNCNPETVSTDYDTSDRLYFEPLTAEDVIELCQLEQSNGELLGVIVQYGGQTPLKLSAALETAGIPILGTSPDSIDLAEDRDRFQELINKLGLKQPANGIARSVDQAVAIAEGIGYPVVIRPSYVLGGRAMEIVHTTEDLLRYMAEAVQVSGKSPVLIDSFLQDAIEIDADAVSDGENVFVAGIMQHIEEAGVHSGDSACSLPPYSLGQDMIDRLKAQTIQLAKALNVVGLMNVQYAIKGDVIYLIEVNPRASRTVPFVAKATGNPIAKIGARVMAGEKLADFKINHGPFKHIAVKEAVLPFNRFPGVDTLLGPEMRSTGEVMGLDTDFGRAFAKAQMAAGQKLPREGKIFISVKNYDKPAAIELARDAIALGFSIVATRGTAETLKKEGLDVTPVNKVQEGRPHIVDMMKNGDINLVFNTTESKQAVVDSFSIRRTALTNDIPYYTTIAGARATLRAIDNLKRGALEVQPVQAYLGDDY